Proteins from a single region of Syngnathus typhle isolate RoL2023-S1 ecotype Sweden linkage group LG10, RoL_Styp_1.0, whole genome shotgun sequence:
- the LOC133160734 gene encoding oocyte zinc finger protein XlCOF6-like, translating into MSARTTAKYVEEKDGTRRRQEHLCLQPNVVLRTADISEALRPKQQEPEHTCIKEEEVRKEVHHMNEQMVQKILCIVKEEKEPERPCITEEDVGKDVHHLNEQMVQKFLCTIKEEEEPERLCIKKEGEDSCDIKEEEEDIFEMLSAGVPVKSLDEGQHEVSKGVESPSCRSSQQMTREDDGDHCGGSQAAQPLDSEDVTRTHTGEKPFSCSVCGQIFSGQGTLRSHTRLHTGEKPFSCSICGQTFSRKQSLQRHTQTHTGEKPFSCSVCGQKFAQRDHLRSHTRTHTGEKPFSCSVCGKRFTRSGSLKTHTRTHTGEKPFSCSVCGQIFSLKGALTIHTRTHTGEKPFSCSVCGRTFAQRHHLKAHTRTHTGEKPYSCSVCGKTFSGKRNLEIHTRIHTSEKHVPCSVCGKKFAQRHHLKCHTRIHTGEKPFSCSVCGRKFSVKRALTIHTRSHTGEKPFSCSVCGRTFAQRHHLKSHTRTHTGEKPFSCSVCGQTFSERGTLKKHTRIHTGENSYSCSVCGKTFSVKRALTIHARSHTGEKPFSCSVCGRKFAQRRHLKGHSRIHIGEKPFSCSVCGKTFSVKRDLTIHTRSHTGEKPFSCSDCGQKFARRQHLKRHTRSHTGEKPFSCSVCGQRFARREELKSHTRTHTGEKPFSCSVCGQKFAWREHLKGHTRTHTGEKPFSCSVCGQKFTRKQNLSRHTQTHTGEKPFSCSVCGQKFSERVSLIRHTGAHT; encoded by the exons ATGTCTGCAAGGACCACAGCAAAGTACGTGGAGGAAAAGGACGGTACGCGTCGACGACAGGAACATCTATGCTTGCAGCCGAATGTTGTGTTGCGCACGGCAG acatcagtgaagctCTTCGTCCTAAGCAGCAGGAGCCAGAGCACACGTGCATTAAAGAGGAGGAGGTGCGCAAAGAGGTCCACCACATGAATGAACAAATGGTGCAGAAGATTCTTTGCATCGTAAAAGAGGAGAAAGAGCCAGAGCGGCCTTGTATTACAGAGGAGGATGTGGGCAAAGACGTCCACCACTTGAATGAACAAATGGTGCAGAAGTTTCTTTGCAccataaaagaggaggaagagccggagCGACTTTGTATTAAAAAGGAGGGAGAAGACTCCTGTGACAttaaagaagaggaggaggatatcTTCGAGATGCTATCGGCTGGTGTTCCTGTGAAGAGTTTAGATGAGGGTCAACATGAGGTGAGCAAAGGCGTGGAGTCTCCAAGCTGCAgatcaagtcaacaaatgactCGAGAAGatgatggagaccactgtggagGATCACAAGCAGCTCAGCCATTAGATAGTGAAGATGtgacaagaacccacactggtgagaaacccttttcatgctcagtttgtggccaaatattctctggCCAGGGAACTTTAAGAAGCCACACAAGactccacactggcgagaaacccttTTCATGCTCGATTTGTGGCCAAACATTCAGTAGGAAGCAAAGCTTACAAAGACACACccaaacccacactggcgagaaacctttttcatgctcggtttgtggccaaaaatttgcTCAGAGGGACCATTTAAGAagtcacacaagaacccacactggtgagaaacccttttcatgctcagtttgtgggaaAAGATTTACTCGAAGTGGAAGTTTAAAAACGCACacgagaacccacactggtgagaaacctttttcatgctcagtttgtggccaaatattttCATTGAAGGGAGCTCTAACAAttcacacaagaacccacactggtgagaaacctttttcatgctcagtttgtggccgaaCATTTGCTCAGAGGCACCATTTAAAAGctcacacaagaacccacactggtgagaaaccttattcatgctcagtttgtggcaaaacattTTCAGGGAAGAGAAACTTAGAAAtccatacaagaatccacactagTGAGAAACATGttccatgctcagtttgtggcaaaaaatttgctcagaggcaccatttaaaatgtcacacaagaatccacaccggcgagaaacctttttcatgctcagtttgtggcagaAAATTTTCAGTGAAGAGAGCTCTAACAATTCACACAAGAagccacactggtgagaaacctttttcatgctcagtttgtggccgaacatttgctcagaggcaccatttaaaaagtcacacaagaacccacactggtgagaaacccttttcatgctcagtttgtgggcaaACATTCTCTGAGCGGGGCActttaaaaaagcacacaagaatccacactggcgagaactcttattcatgctcagtttgtggcaaaacattTTCAGTGAAGAGAGCTCTAACAATTCACGCAAGAagccacactggtgagaaacctttttcatgctcagtttgtggcagaAAATTTGCTCAGAGGCGCCATTTAAAAGGTCATTCAAGAATCCACatcggcgagaaacctttttcatgctcagtttgtggcaaaacattTTCAGTGAAGCGCGATCTAACAATTCACACAAGAagccacactggcgagaaacctttttcatgttcagattgtggccaaaaatttgcTCGGAGGCAACATTTAAAACGTCACACAAGAagccacactggcgagaaacctttttcgtgctcagtttgtggccagagaTTTGCTCGGAGGGAAGAATTAAAAAGTCACAcgagaacccacactggcgagaaacctttttcgtgctcagtttgtggccaaaaatttgcTTGGAGGGAACATTTAAAAGgtcacacaagaacccacactggcgagaaacctttttcgtgctcagtttgtggccaaaagttcacTAGGAAGCAAAACTTATCAAGACACACccaaacccacactggcgagaaacctttttcgtgctcagtttgtggccaaaaattctctgagaGGGTAAGTTTAATCAGGCACACAGGAGCCCACACCTAA
- the nr0b2a gene encoding nuclear receptor subfamily 0 group B member 2a, which yields MDNRCQCCSDRVLNPILFKILSQLDDSGDYNSIPHRCTCELRRTVCLKRPREICKEASSVLVKTVHFMKNLPAFKQLPPNDQFILLKNCWVPLFILGLAQEHVDFEVEDVPADSMLKKILLRREGGNEIVKEQPTMAGVSKLKSCLRKFWSLDLSPKEYAYLKGTTIFNPDIPDLKASLFIEGLQQEAQHALSEVVQLLHPRRQERFARILLTASMLQSITPSLIIELLFRPVIGQADLLELLVDMLFCR from the exons ATGGATAACCGATGCCAGTGCTGCAGCGATAGAGTTCTGAATCCTATCCTCTTCAAAATTCTCAGTCAACTCGATGACAGCGGCGATTATAATTCGATACCTCACCGATGCACTTGTGAGCTACGCCGAACGGTGTGCTTGAAAAGGCCGAGAGAAATTTGCAAGGAAGCCTCGTCGGTTTTGGTGAAAACGGTCCATTTCATGAAGAACTTACCTGCTTTCAAGCAGCTTCCACCCAATGACCAGTTTATACTCCTCAAAAACTGTTGGGTGCCGCTCTTCATCCTGGGTCTGGCTCAGGAGCATGTGGACTTTGAGGTGGAGGACGTACCGGCCGACAGCATGTTGAAGAAGATCCTTCTGCGGCGAGAAGGGGGAAACGAGATCGTGAAGGAACAGCCCACCATGGCTGGCGTCAGCAAACTCAAGTCCTGTCTCAGAAAGTTCTGGAGCTTGGATTTGAGTCCAAAGGAGTACGCGTATCTTAAAGGGACAACGATATTTAACCCAG ACATCCCTGACCTAAAGGCATCACTATTCATCGAAGGCTTGCAACAAGAAGCCCAGCACGCCTTGAGCGAGGTGGTCCAGCTCCTCCATCCAAGGCGGCAGGAACGTTTCGCCCGCATCCTCCTCACGGCGTCCATGCTGCAAAGCATCACGCCCAGTTTAATCATCGAACTTTTATTCCGGCCTGTAATCGGTCAAGCTGACCTGTTGGAGCTTCTGGTGGACATGCTCTTCTGCAGGTAG